The following are encoded together in the Streptomyces rapamycinicus NRRL 5491 genome:
- a CDS encoding LysR family transcriptional regulator, which yields MTSPVGFTLLQLRYFLEAAERGSMTEASGALHIAQSAVSAAIHNLERDLRVQLFIRRRGRGLTLTPAGERLQSHARELLARAREVEREARGDGETISGPVAVGCFVTLAPYYLPPLFSECTRRYPGIEIDVMEAETDQLVQALGAGRIDFALTYGLGLSAEPDLRGETIARAPAYVIVPADHPLARQGAVELAELSAEPLVLLDLPHSRDYFRSLVAATGTAPDVRYRTRSYETVRSLVARGLGYSVLNQRPATSQTYGGGEIAELELRDGSPPLEVKIASVRGMTQTARAQAVMGLLREVAARTIP from the coding sequence ATGACGTCACCGGTGGGTTTCACCCTCCTGCAACTCCGCTACTTCCTCGAGGCCGCCGAGCGCGGCTCGATGACGGAGGCGTCGGGGGCGCTGCACATCGCGCAGTCCGCCGTGTCCGCGGCCATCCACAACCTGGAGCGCGATCTGCGGGTGCAGCTGTTCATCCGCCGCAGGGGCCGGGGACTGACCCTGACGCCCGCGGGGGAGCGGCTTCAGAGCCACGCGCGGGAGCTGCTGGCCCGTGCGCGTGAGGTCGAGCGGGAGGCCCGGGGAGACGGCGAGACGATCTCCGGGCCGGTGGCCGTCGGCTGCTTCGTGACGCTGGCCCCGTACTATCTGCCGCCCCTGTTCAGCGAATGCACCCGCCGCTACCCGGGCATCGAGATCGACGTGATGGAGGCGGAGACCGATCAGCTCGTCCAGGCCCTGGGCGCGGGGCGCATCGACTTCGCCCTCACCTACGGCCTGGGTCTGTCGGCCGAGCCGGACCTGCGCGGCGAGACGATCGCGCGGGCCCCGGCCTACGTCATCGTCCCGGCCGATCATCCGCTGGCCCGGCAGGGCGCCGTGGAGCTGGCCGAACTGTCCGCGGAACCCCTCGTCCTGCTCGACCTGCCGCACAGCCGCGACTACTTCCGCTCGCTGGTGGCCGCCACCGGCACCGCGCCCGATGTCCGCTACCGCACCCGGAGCTACGAAACGGTGCGCTCCCTGGTGGCCCGGGGGCTCGGATACTCCGTACTGAACCAGCGGCCGGCGACCAGCCAGACCTACGGCGGCGGCGAGATCGCGGAACTGGAACTGCGGGACGGAAGCCCCCCGCTCGAAGTCAAGATCGCCTCGGTGCGGGGCATGACCCAGACCGCCCGCGCCCAGGCCGTGATGGGACTGCTGCGGGAGGTCGCCGCCCGCACGATTCCGTGA
- a CDS encoding SpoIIE family protein phosphatase, with the protein MARRAGADSEAKRMPAGFADVPEAPAPALALLGSDGTIVAWGEGCRRLLGHHAEDVVGLPVRDLLEIPVEAVRWSSAPGDMGKHGGRRAANAVVKVRHRDGERFRLTVETIALTGGDGESCWFVAVTGAPDGVRTADAEAALLDRSPLAVAVWDTRTRLLWSNRACREIVGRSEVDPPTRSTRRSVRGFDRTTIEPVIRRVLTSRKPVGDHVLRWVSPEHGREVVFSSSVFPLAPKGGGPLGVCTVSLITKSGERERLALLGRAANQIGTTLDVMTTAQELADTAVPALADYVTVDLADAVPLGGEPLKRMSEAPSGIPVFRRAGQSSIHGGMPEAAFLVGDVVYVPPGSPFLTALYADQSYFEPAMKTGPGTWLDRDPRRRQLIHDTGMHSVMMIPLRARGTILGIAVFTRTDNAVPFSQDDLLLAEELCVQAALSLDNARRYTRERCAALALQRSLLPQELSGGAAVDLAGRYLPSDRHEGVGGDWMDAIELPGDRIALVIGDVIGHGINAAAAMGRMRTAVHTLAALDQHPAELLDHLDKVTARLAETGTWSPEYSSVTGGTCLYAVYDPATRLCTLARAGHPPPMLVAPDGHAGIADTPVGPPLGIGTGAYESVDLELSEGSLLAFFTDGLVETRHGDIDAGLDRLLTALQRPSANLEDLCARVIARMTTDAPPEDDIALLMARTRADDGGPAASHGERRGMSA; encoded by the coding sequence ATGGCGCGTAGAGCCGGGGCCGATTCCGAGGCGAAGCGGATGCCGGCCGGCTTCGCGGACGTGCCCGAGGCACCCGCTCCGGCCCTCGCTCTCCTGGGCTCCGACGGCACCATCGTGGCGTGGGGAGAGGGCTGCCGACGGCTGCTCGGGCACCACGCGGAGGACGTCGTGGGGCTGCCGGTTCGGGACCTGCTGGAGATCCCGGTCGAAGCGGTGCGGTGGTCCTCGGCCCCGGGGGACATGGGGAAGCATGGCGGTCGGCGGGCCGCCAACGCCGTCGTGAAGGTCAGACACCGGGACGGCGAGCGTTTCCGTCTCACGGTGGAGACCATCGCGCTGACCGGCGGAGACGGTGAGAGCTGCTGGTTCGTCGCCGTCACGGGGGCGCCGGACGGAGTGCGGACCGCCGACGCCGAAGCGGCGCTTCTGGACCGGTCGCCGCTGGCCGTGGCCGTGTGGGACACGCGCACCCGGCTGCTGTGGTCGAACCGGGCCTGCCGGGAGATCGTGGGCCGCTCCGAGGTGGACCCGCCCACCCGGTCCACGCGGCGCTCCGTGCGCGGTTTCGACCGGACCACCATCGAGCCGGTGATACGGCGGGTGCTGACCTCGCGGAAGCCGGTCGGCGACCATGTGCTGCGCTGGGTGTCGCCGGAGCACGGCCGGGAGGTCGTCTTCTCCTCCTCCGTCTTTCCCCTCGCCCCCAAGGGCGGTGGCCCGCTGGGGGTGTGCACCGTCTCGTTGATCACCAAGAGCGGGGAGCGCGAGCGGCTCGCGCTGCTCGGCAGGGCGGCCAACCAGATCGGCACCACGCTCGATGTGATGACGACCGCGCAGGAACTCGCGGACACCGCCGTCCCCGCCCTCGCCGACTACGTCACGGTGGATCTGGCCGATGCCGTCCCGCTGGGCGGGGAGCCGCTGAAGCGGATGTCCGAGGCCCCCTCCGGTATCCCCGTCTTCCGCCGCGCGGGGCAGTCCTCCATCCACGGCGGTATGCCGGAGGCCGCCTTCCTGGTGGGGGATGTGGTGTACGTACCGCCCGGATCGCCGTTCCTCACCGCGCTGTACGCGGACCAGTCCTACTTCGAACCGGCCATGAAGACCGGCCCGGGGACCTGGCTCGACCGTGACCCCCGGCGCAGACAGCTCATCCATGACACCGGTATGCACTCGGTGATGATGATCCCGCTCAGGGCCCGCGGCACCATCCTCGGCATCGCCGTGTTCACGCGGACCGACAACGCCGTGCCCTTCTCCCAGGACGATCTGCTGCTGGCCGAGGAACTCTGCGTCCAGGCGGCGCTGAGCCTGGACAACGCCCGCCGTTACACACGGGAGCGGTGCGCCGCCCTCGCCCTGCAGCGCAGTCTCCTGCCGCAGGAGCTTTCGGGCGGCGCCGCGGTGGACCTGGCCGGCCGCTATCTGCCGTCGGACCGGCACGAAGGGGTGGGCGGGGACTGGATGGACGCCATCGAGCTGCCGGGCGACCGGATCGCCCTGGTCATCGGCGATGTCATCGGCCATGGCATCAACGCGGCGGCCGCCATGGGCAGGATGCGCACCGCGGTCCACACCCTCGCCGCCCTCGACCAGCACCCCGCGGAACTGCTCGACCACCTGGACAAGGTCACCGCCCGGCTCGCCGAGACGGGCACCTGGTCCCCGGAGTACTCGTCGGTCACCGGCGGCACCTGCCTCTACGCCGTCTACGACCCGGCCACCCGCCTCTGCACCCTGGCCCGCGCCGGGCATCCGCCACCGATGCTGGTGGCCCCCGACGGCCACGCCGGGATCGCCGACACACCGGTGGGCCCGCCGCTCGGAATCGGCACCGGAGCTTACGAATCCGTCGACCTGGAGCTCTCCGAGGGGAGCCTGCTCGCCTTCTTCACCGACGGACTGGTGGAAACCCGGCACGGCGACATCGACGCCGGTCTTGACCGGCTGCTCACCGCGCTGCAACGCCCCTCGGCGAACCTCGAGGACCTGTGCGCCCGCGTCATCGCGAGGATGACCACGGACGCTCCCCCGGAGGACGACATCGCCCTCCTCATGGCCCGGACACGCGCCGACGACGGCGGCCCGGCGGCCTCCCACGGGGAACGCCGCGGGATGTCGGCCTGA
- a CDS encoding DUF899 domain-containing protein, translated as MTTNALPSVVDADTWRRELEALRVREKAATRELDAIAAQRRRLPMVEMPDYTLEGEDGPVRLVDLFDGRKQLIVYNHMWFPGERWQCPGCTGFTSQFTRLEFLGNYDARFVIVTQGPIDEALAYKRRVGNTMAWYSTANSPFGTDVGAPPGDGFAVNVFLRDGDTVYRTWHTNGRGTEQLSHSFALIDLLPYGRQEEWQDSPDGWPQQPTYSRWSGSEDIAALYGRDT; from the coding sequence ATGACCACCAACGCACTGCCGTCCGTCGTGGACGCCGACACCTGGCGGCGTGAGCTCGAAGCGCTGCGTGTCCGGGAGAAGGCCGCGACCCGGGAACTCGACGCGATCGCCGCGCAGCGCCGCCGCCTGCCGATGGTCGAGATGCCCGACTACACCCTCGAGGGCGAGGACGGGCCGGTCCGGCTGGTGGACCTCTTCGACGGCAGGAAGCAGCTGATCGTCTACAACCACATGTGGTTCCCCGGCGAGCGGTGGCAGTGCCCGGGCTGCACGGGGTTCACCTCGCAGTTCACCAGGCTGGAGTTCCTGGGCAACTACGATGCCCGGTTCGTCATCGTCACCCAGGGCCCGATCGACGAGGCACTCGCCTACAAGCGGCGGGTCGGGAACACGATGGCCTGGTACTCCACGGCGAACAGCCCGTTCGGTACCGACGTCGGCGCCCCGCCCGGCGACGGATTCGCCGTCAACGTGTTCCTGCGCGACGGCGACACCGTCTACCGCACCTGGCACACCAACGGCCGTGGCACCGAGCAGCTCAGCCACTCCTTCGCGCTGATCGACCTGTTGCCGTACGGGCGGCAGGAGGAGTGGCAGGACTCGCCCGACGGGTGGCCACAGCAGCCCACCTACAGCCGGTGGTCCGGCTCCGAGGACATCGCCGCGCTCTACGGCCGGGACACGTGA
- a CDS encoding AfsR/SARP family transcriptional regulator — MPSAGSTAEQRPRGEPGDWAESTATLRFRVLGPVRAWRGSEPLSTGSPQQRALLAALLLHGGHTATAPELVEALWGEEPPDAAIAALRTYASRLRKAFGPNADVLASESGGYALRVVPASFDLSVAEDLALRAEREKAAGEARQARELLGRALALWEGETLAGIPGPFAENQRLRLEEWRLQLLETRLGLDLELGHHAEAVSELTALTAAHPLRERLRELLMLALYRSGRQAEALAVYADTRRLLADELGLDPRPELSRLQQRILRADAELARTVEESAPATATIARPAQLPATVPDFTGRASFVRELVDQLAGPEGRIVRVSAIAGIDGVGKTTLAVHAASEARPHFPDGQLYVDLQSSGPRAAEPEAVLGAFLRALGTPDSAIPDTLDERAALYRSALDDRRVLVLLDNARDAGQVRPLIPSAPGCAALITSRARMTNLAGAHLVDLDVMAPEEALQFFTKIVGQERVSTEREAALDVVAACGFLPLAIRIAASRLVSRRIWTVSVLAAKLADERRRLDELQAGDLAVKATFELGYGQLSPQQARAFCLLGLADGQDISLAAAAAMLDQPSEETEDVLESLVDTSLLESAGPGRYRYHDLARLYARDRAELDERAPGEREAALSRLLDFYLATATQAYAAEHPGDRSVAHLEPTRYSGVEFSYLDDARRWLGSEAQCILSCARQLTHGTHLRRSIDLLWSVKDIVGSSNPRQYQETAEAAKRAAHGARDGQAEGRACAALSAVHLTAGNLEQADAEARRALALAVAIDDPVTGAWAPYDRGVIALQQGRHTEADRYLREALSRFRADDNPFGVANALCQLSHLETSLGNVRSAVALAEEAIDRLGEEPATLALAECRYALGLALLRTERTDEALAQLDQALEIFQDGGQALGEGMVHFHRAQILLTAHRPAQAAAEAEQALAVLHRVGGDRRRADVLLVLGHAMDGMGESARARTCWAEALALYEDVPGEESAELREHLRARLDNRTAHDGTSHLTGT; from the coding sequence ATGCCCTCCGCCGGGTCAACGGCCGAGCAGCGGCCCCGCGGCGAGCCGGGCGACTGGGCCGAGTCCACGGCGACGTTGCGTTTCCGCGTGCTCGGCCCGGTCCGTGCCTGGCGCGGCAGCGAGCCGTTGTCCACCGGCTCACCCCAGCAACGCGCCCTGCTCGCCGCCCTGCTGCTGCACGGCGGACACACCGCCACCGCGCCCGAGCTCGTCGAGGCTCTCTGGGGCGAGGAGCCGCCGGACGCCGCCATTGCCGCGCTGCGCACATACGCCTCCCGGCTGCGCAAGGCCTTCGGCCCCAACGCTGATGTACTCGCCAGCGAATCCGGGGGCTACGCGCTGCGCGTCGTACCGGCGTCGTTCGACCTCTCCGTGGCCGAGGACCTCGCCCTGCGGGCGGAGCGGGAAAAGGCGGCGGGTGAAGCACGGCAGGCACGTGAACTCCTCGGCAGGGCCCTGGCACTGTGGGAGGGCGAGACGTTGGCCGGCATCCCCGGTCCATTCGCCGAGAACCAGCGTCTCCGGCTCGAGGAGTGGCGGCTCCAACTCCTGGAAACCCGCCTCGGCCTGGACCTCGAACTCGGCCACCACGCCGAAGCCGTCTCCGAGCTGACGGCGCTCACAGCGGCCCACCCGCTGCGCGAACGACTCCGCGAACTGCTCATGCTCGCCCTCTACCGCAGCGGCCGCCAGGCCGAGGCCCTCGCCGTCTACGCCGACACCCGCCGGCTGCTCGCCGATGAGCTCGGCCTCGACCCCAGGCCGGAGCTCTCCCGCCTCCAGCAGCGCATTCTGCGGGCCGACGCGGAGCTGGCCCGAACAGTCGAGGAGTCCGCCCCGGCCACCGCGACGATCGCCCGCCCGGCCCAACTCCCCGCCACCGTCCCGGACTTCACCGGTCGCGCGTCCTTCGTACGGGAACTGGTCGACCAGCTCGCCGGCCCCGAGGGGCGCATCGTGAGGGTCTCGGCCATCGCGGGCATCGACGGCGTCGGCAAGACCACCCTCGCCGTCCATGCGGCGAGCGAGGCCAGGCCGCACTTCCCCGACGGCCAGTTGTACGTCGACCTGCAGAGCTCCGGTCCCCGGGCGGCTGAGCCCGAGGCTGTCCTCGGCGCGTTTCTCCGGGCCCTGGGCACGCCGGACTCGGCCATCCCGGACACGCTGGACGAGCGGGCCGCGCTCTACCGCTCCGCTCTCGACGATCGCCGCGTCCTGGTGCTGCTGGACAACGCCCGCGACGCGGGGCAGGTACGGCCGCTGATCCCCAGCGCCCCCGGATGTGCCGCGCTCATCACCAGCCGTGCTCGGATGACGAACCTCGCCGGGGCCCATCTCGTCGACCTCGATGTCATGGCTCCGGAGGAGGCACTCCAGTTCTTCACCAAGATCGTCGGGCAGGAGCGGGTGTCGACCGAGCGTGAGGCGGCCCTGGATGTGGTGGCCGCCTGCGGATTCCTGCCGCTGGCCATCCGTATCGCTGCGTCCCGGCTGGTGTCCCGGCGCATCTGGACGGTCTCGGTGCTTGCCGCCAAGCTCGCCGACGAGCGCCGTCGCCTTGACGAGCTGCAGGCCGGCGACCTCGCGGTGAAGGCCACCTTCGAGCTGGGTTACGGCCAGCTGAGCCCCCAACAGGCCCGCGCCTTCTGTCTCCTCGGTCTCGCCGACGGCCAGGACATCTCGCTCGCCGCGGCCGCGGCCATGCTCGACCAGCCGTCGGAGGAGACCGAGGACGTCCTGGAGTCACTGGTCGACACCAGTCTCCTGGAATCGGCGGGACCGGGACGGTACCGCTACCACGACCTCGCGCGGTTGTACGCACGGGACCGCGCCGAGCTCGACGAACGGGCGCCGGGCGAACGGGAGGCAGCGCTCTCCCGACTGCTCGACTTCTATCTCGCGACCGCGACCCAGGCGTACGCCGCGGAGCATCCCGGAGACCGGAGTGTGGCGCACCTGGAGCCCACCCGGTATTCCGGTGTCGAGTTCTCCTATCTGGACGACGCCCGGCGCTGGCTCGGCTCCGAGGCACAGTGCATCCTGTCCTGCGCCCGCCAGCTCACGCACGGAACCCACCTGCGCCGCTCGATCGACCTGCTGTGGAGTGTCAAGGACATCGTGGGGTCGAGCAATCCCCGCCAGTACCAGGAAACCGCGGAGGCGGCGAAGCGGGCGGCGCACGGGGCCCGGGACGGACAGGCCGAGGGCCGGGCGTGTGCCGCGCTCTCGGCGGTGCACCTCACTGCCGGGAACCTGGAGCAGGCCGACGCGGAGGCACGGCGCGCACTGGCGCTGGCCGTGGCCATCGACGATCCGGTCACCGGGGCCTGGGCACCGTACGATCGCGGCGTCATCGCCCTGCAGCAGGGACGGCACACGGAAGCGGACCGGTACCTGAGGGAGGCCCTCTCCAGGTTCCGCGCGGACGACAACCCGTTCGGCGTGGCCAACGCCCTGTGCCAGCTGTCCCATCTCGAGACGAGCCTCGGCAATGTGCGCAGCGCCGTCGCCCTCGCCGAGGAAGCCATTGACCGTCTTGGCGAGGAGCCCGCCACTCTGGCCCTCGCGGAGTGCCGCTACGCACTTGGACTCGCGCTCCTCCGCACCGAACGCACCGACGAGGCGCTGGCACAGCTGGACCAGGCCCTGGAGATCTTCCAGGACGGTGGGCAGGCCCTTGGAGAAGGCATGGTCCACTTCCACCGGGCCCAGATCCTCCTCACCGCTCACCGCCCCGCTCAGGCCGCCGCCGAGGCCGAGCAGGCGCTGGCGGTCCTCCACAGAGTGGGCGGCGACCGGCGAAGGGCCGACGTCCTGCTCGTGCTCGGGCACGCCATGGACGGGATGGGCGAGTCCGCGCGGGCGCGCACCTGCTGGGCGGAGGCCCTGGCCCTGTACGAGGACGTTCCCGGTGAGGAGAGCGCCGAACTGCGCGAACACCTGCGAGCCAGGCTCGACAACAGGACGGCGCACGACGGGACGAGTCACCTCACGGGTACCTGA
- a CDS encoding trypsin-like serine protease, whose amino-acid sequence MTSADSGGVMTSAGYWVELYRADERLGGGFLLTRRFVLTALHCLRGLPVDQHVAIVLADGERIGGRVSRQDKEADLALVEIAAEYRVTLPIPAAHVAHDGDRWRGPYRPASHDVHLSGHVSAGSSDHLCVGGGTIEALQLTADQLLGDYSGYSGGPVEGFLDGRAQQPVVMGVLIEQAQDRADGTRAANVLFAATIGEAMRRFDHFDVAHLIDVVRPPRQSGVPATDDRRPATTGRFATAEAVLSRLDQWDERDVMDPAQIAELRFMTVKALIESELGGGGA is encoded by the coding sequence ATGACGAGCGCGGACTCCGGGGGCGTGATGACGAGCGCGGGCTACTGGGTCGAGCTGTATCGGGCCGACGAGCGCCTGGGCGGCGGCTTCCTTCTCACCCGCCGCTTCGTCCTCACCGCCCTGCACTGTCTGCGCGGTCTTCCCGTCGACCAACACGTGGCGATCGTCCTGGCGGACGGGGAGCGGATCGGCGGACGGGTGAGCCGGCAGGACAAGGAAGCGGACCTGGCCCTCGTGGAGATCGCCGCCGAGTACCGGGTGACGCTTCCGATCCCCGCGGCGCACGTTGCCCATGACGGTGACCGCTGGCGCGGCCCCTACCGGCCGGCCTCCCATGACGTACATCTCAGTGGCCACGTCAGTGCTGGATCGTCCGATCACCTCTGCGTCGGGGGCGGGACGATCGAGGCCCTGCAGCTGACGGCGGACCAACTCCTCGGAGACTACTCGGGCTACTCGGGTGGGCCCGTCGAGGGCTTTTTGGACGGCAGGGCTCAACAGCCCGTCGTCATGGGCGTCCTCATCGAACAGGCGCAGGACAGGGCCGACGGCACCCGCGCGGCCAATGTGCTCTTCGCCGCCACCATCGGTGAGGCGATGCGGCGCTTCGACCACTTCGACGTCGCCCATCTGATCGATGTGGTCCGGCCGCCCCGCCAGTCCGGGGTACCCGCCACCGACGACAGGCGCCCCGCGACGACAGGGAGGTTCGCCACCGCGGAGGCGGTCCTGAGCCGACTCGACCAATGGGACGAACGCGATGTCATGGACCCGGCCCAGATCGCCGAGCTCAGGTTCATGACCGTCAAAGCGCTCATCGAGAGCGAGCTCGGCGGAGGCGGCGCGTGA
- a CDS encoding CU044_2847 family protein has protein sequence MADIRVETVALDDAGNRQIAGRTRTTASLGERAPEIEEAIVQASAIAQQSLAQVPQQDGWRITSLDVTFGLTLAAEAGVILTKASAEASFEVTLTVERTPEA, from the coding sequence ATGGCTGACATAAGGGTCGAGACGGTTGCGCTCGACGACGCGGGGAACCGGCAGATCGCCGGCAGGACCAGGACCACAGCGTCCCTCGGCGAGCGTGCCCCCGAGATCGAGGAAGCGATTGTCCAGGCCTCGGCCATCGCACAGCAGTCGCTCGCCCAGGTCCCGCAGCAGGACGGTTGGCGGATCACCAGTCTGGACGTCACCTTCGGGCTCACCCTCGCGGCGGAAGCCGGTGTCATCCTGACAAAGGCGTCGGCGGAGGCTTCGTTCGAAGTCACCCTCACCGTGGAGCGGACCCCGGAGGCGTGA
- a CDS encoding MarR family winged helix-turn-helix transcriptional regulator, producing MDADLQVLGRAVKQAQYRQHRALDSALGEVGTTLAQWDALRAISGRPGASARELAAVTFQSEQAFGALVGRLAAQGLVERRPGRGRRIEHRLTPTGEQTLAAGHQVGEKVLEECFSPLPSADRATLLSLLRRLNGEAGPHQSGHDVTPA from the coding sequence ATGGATGCTGATCTGCAGGTTTTGGGGCGCGCGGTCAAGCAGGCGCAGTACCGGCAGCACCGAGCGCTGGACAGTGCGCTGGGCGAGGTCGGTACGACGCTGGCGCAGTGGGACGCGCTGCGCGCCATCAGCGGCCGGCCCGGAGCCTCGGCACGCGAGCTGGCCGCGGTGACGTTCCAGAGTGAGCAGGCGTTCGGCGCGCTCGTGGGCCGCCTGGCCGCCCAGGGGCTGGTGGAGCGCAGGCCGGGCCGCGGACGCCGCATCGAACACCGCCTCACGCCCACCGGCGAACAGACCCTGGCCGCCGGTCACCAGGTCGGCGAAAAGGTCCTGGAGGAGTGTTTCTCCCCCCTCCCGTCCGCGGACCGGGCAACCCTGCTCAGCCTGCTGCGACGGCTCAACGGCGAGGCCGGCCCTCATCAATCCGGCCACGACGTCACCCCGGCGTGA
- a CDS encoding alpha/beta fold hydrolase, with protein MTTDINSLAHAAACDDLALTLSESGTGRPVLVLHGGGGPATVAGIAAHLSRTAHTLAPVHPGWDGTPRPDWLTGVDDLALTYLHLLHDRGLRGALVIGSSLGGWIAAEMAVRDTAGVISGLVLIDAVGVRIPGEPITDFFGLDARGVAEHSWHDPDRYYVDPADIPADQRAIRQADMATVRVLAGEPYMHDAKLLRRLRRVDTPALLLWGESDRVVTPAYGAAYATAFGNGHFEVIPGAGHLPQIEQPEATLALIDAHAHRTAGSIAT; from the coding sequence ATGACGACGGACATCAACTCCCTCGCCCATGCGGCCGCGTGCGACGACCTGGCCCTCACCCTCTCCGAATCGGGTACCGGCCGCCCGGTGCTGGTCCTGCACGGAGGCGGCGGGCCCGCCACGGTCGCCGGTATCGCCGCACATCTCTCGCGCACCGCGCACACGCTCGCGCCCGTGCATCCCGGCTGGGACGGGACGCCCCGCCCCGACTGGCTGACCGGCGTGGACGATCTGGCCCTGACCTATCTGCACCTCCTGCACGACCGCGGCCTGCGCGGCGCCCTGGTCATCGGCTCCTCGCTCGGCGGCTGGATCGCGGCCGAGATGGCGGTGCGGGACACCGCGGGTGTCATCAGCGGCCTCGTCCTGATCGATGCGGTGGGCGTGCGCATCCCCGGCGAGCCGATCACGGACTTCTTCGGCCTGGACGCCCGCGGCGTGGCGGAGCATTCCTGGCACGACCCGGACCGCTACTACGTGGACCCCGCGGACATACCGGCCGACCAACGCGCCATCCGGCAGGCCGACATGGCCACCGTGCGCGTTCTCGCGGGCGAGCCGTACATGCACGACGCGAAACTGCTGCGCCGCCTGCGCCGGGTGGATACACCCGCACTCCTGCTGTGGGGGGAGAGCGACCGCGTGGTCACACCGGCCTACGGCGCCGCCTACGCCACGGCCTTCGGCAACGGCCACTTCGAAGTCATCCCCGGAGCCGGCCATCTGCCCCAGATCGAACAGCCCGAGGCCACGCTCGCTCTGATCGACGCCCACGCCCACCGCACGGCCGGCTCCATCGCCACCTGA
- a CDS encoding TetR/AcrR family transcriptional regulator: protein MARWEPNAQERLVRAALELFTEQGYDATTVNEIADRAGLTKTTFFRHFRDKREVLFAGQDTHTRLLAAAIDAAPGPATPLEAVRAALDALTATFTDDRRDVGARLRPVIAGHTELQERSALKRAKLAEAVTDALHKRGVPEPTASLAAELGIRAFYDAFDQWADPASKRTLTELTRRTLGELRAALATLD, encoded by the coding sequence ATGGCCCGATGGGAACCGAACGCGCAGGAACGGCTGGTGCGCGCCGCGCTGGAGCTGTTCACCGAGCAGGGCTACGACGCCACCACCGTCAACGAGATCGCCGATCGGGCCGGTCTGACCAAGACCACCTTCTTCCGGCACTTCCGCGACAAGCGGGAAGTGCTCTTCGCCGGTCAGGACACGCACACCCGGCTCCTCGCCGCCGCGATCGACGCGGCGCCCGGCCCGGCCACACCGCTCGAAGCGGTCCGCGCGGCCCTCGACGCCCTCACGGCCACCTTCACGGACGACCGCCGGGACGTCGGCGCCAGGCTCCGCCCGGTCATCGCCGGTCACACCGAACTGCAGGAGCGCTCCGCGCTGAAGCGCGCCAAACTGGCCGAGGCCGTGACGGACGCGCTCCACAAGCGCGGCGTACCGGAACCGACCGCGAGCCTCGCCGCCGAACTCGGCATCCGCGCCTTCTACGACGCCTTCGACCAGTGGGCCGATCCGGCGAGCAAGCGGACACTCACCGAACTCACCCGCCGCACCCTCGGCGAACTCCGCGCCGCGCTGGCCACGCTCGACTAG
- a CDS encoding SDR family oxidoreductase — protein MRVFVTGASGHIASAVVPELIEAGHEVVGLARSDASAAAVKALGAEVRRGDLDDLDGLREAAADADAVVHLAFNHDAIPAGKFADAVAVDVAVVRAFGDALTGTGKALIGVGLTHTGDARRDAAIDANPRSAVGRAIHDFTERGVRTVLVAIPPVTHSTRDRSGFIPTLIKIARDTGVSGYVGDGTNRWPAGHTLDVGRLYRLALEKAPAGSQLYAAAEEGITVREIAETIGRHLNVPAVSIPAEQAADHFTGFPFITMDITMPNADTRRSLGWEPVHPGLIADLDDGHYFTND, from the coding sequence ATGCGTGTTTTCGTCACCGGTGCCAGTGGCCACATCGCATCGGCCGTGGTGCCCGAACTGATCGAGGCCGGACACGAGGTCGTCGGTCTGGCGCGGTCCGACGCCTCGGCCGCCGCTGTCAAAGCCCTGGGCGCCGAGGTGCGCCGCGGCGACCTCGACGACCTGGACGGTCTGCGCGAGGCCGCGGCCGACGCGGACGCCGTCGTCCACCTCGCGTTCAATCACGACGCCATCCCCGCCGGGAAGTTCGCCGACGCGGTGGCGGTCGACGTGGCCGTGGTGCGGGCCTTCGGCGACGCGCTGACCGGCACCGGCAAGGCCCTCATCGGCGTCGGCTTGACGCACACCGGCGACGCGCGGCGCGACGCGGCGATAGACGCCAACCCCCGCTCCGCCGTCGGCCGCGCGATCCACGACTTCACCGAACGCGGTGTGCGGACCGTGCTCGTCGCGATCCCGCCGGTGACGCACAGCACGCGGGACAGGTCCGGCTTCATTCCGACACTGATCAAGATCGCCCGCGACACGGGCGTGTCCGGCTACGTCGGCGACGGCACCAACCGCTGGCCCGCCGGTCACACCCTGGACGTCGGCCGCCTCTACCGGCTGGCGCTGGAGAAGGCCCCGGCCGGCTCACAGCTGTACGCCGCGGCCGAAGAAGGCATCACGGTGCGCGAGATCGCCGAGACCATCGGCCGTCACCTGAACGTCCCGGCCGTGAGCATCCCGGCCGAACAGGCCGCGGACCACTTCACGGGCTTCCCGTTCATCACGATGGACATCACCATGCCCAACGCGGACACCAGGCGGTCGCTGGGCTGGGAGCCGGTCCACCCCGGCCTGATCGCCGACCTCGACGACGGCCACTACTTCACCAACGACTGA